The following are from one region of the Quercus robur chromosome 1, dhQueRobu3.1, whole genome shotgun sequence genome:
- the LOC126714592 gene encoding uncharacterized protein LOC126714592 produces the protein MRIESNRVEGKGSPLFRNQKLIMALATATASTCSCSSQLLPRPKFSTLPFPIPFANPSRYRRLSISFAAAKKDSNAIQSQDSDKKKKKQVEVEEEEEVEEELPWLQEKALDVVEFTGSVTQAIPGPRVGTSSLPWILALPLAYAGLTFVIAFVKTVKKLSSPREKRRKLVNKNAFLCKSIDQQLHSLTPDALKALEKKTGFGMQEILRKYIRYALNEKPFNPDLVAHLIHLRKASMLDDSQVASILNDISARIVRDKGPVVMEMSGYSEKGFKRKLAVQALFGKVFYLSELPEFCSRDSSLVVKEIFGVTDDDADKLRIHTLSEAGDMDSLEKMVDGSDSEDSSEESPSAP, from the exons ATGAGAATCGAATCGAATCGAGTCGAAGGAAAAGGAAGCCCTCTCTTTAGAAATCAGAAATTGATTATGGCTTTGGCTACTGCTACTGCTTCTACTTGTAGTTGTTCTTCTCAATTGCTTCCCCGCCCTAAGTTTTCAACACTGCCTTTTCCAATTCCATTTGCTAATCCAAGTCGTTATCGTCGTTTGTCAATTTCCTTTGCTGCGGCGAAGAAAGATTCCAATGCTATCCAGTCCCAAGACAGcgacaagaagaagaagaaacaagtAGAagtggaagaggaagaggaagtgGAAGAGGAGTTGCCTTGGCTTCAAGAGAAGGCCTTGGATGTGGTTGAGTTCACTGGGTCCGTGACTCAGGCCATTCCCGGTCCCCGAGTTGGCACCAGCTCTTTGCCTTGGATTCTCGCTCTCCCTTTAGCCTATGCGGGTCTCACCTTCGTCATCGCCTTCGTTAAGACTGTCAAAAAGTTGTCTTCTCCCAGAGAAAAGCGCAGGAAATTGGTCAATAAAAACGCTTTCCTCTGCAAATCCATAGATCAACAACTGCACTCTTTAACGCCTGATGCCCTCAAGGCACTCGAGAAAAAGACAGGTTTTGGGATGCAGGAAATATTGCGAAAGTACATTCGCTATGCTTTGAATGAGAAACCCTTCAACCCTGACTTGGTTGCTCATTTGATTCACCTCCGCAAAGCTTCTATGTTGGATGATTCCCAGGTTGCTTCCATTTTAAATGACATTTCTGCTCGGATTGTGCGCGATAAGG GCCCAGTTGTCATGGAAATGTCAGGTTATTCTGAAAAGGGTTTCAAAAGAAAACTAGCTGTTCAGGCCCTTTTTGGAAAGGTTTTCTATCTGTCTGAG CTGCCGGAGTTCTGTTCAAGAGATAGCTCCTTGGTTGTCAAAGAAATTTTTGGAGTTACAGA TGATGATGCAGACAAACTTAGGATACACACTCTCTCTGAAGCTGGGGATATGGATTCGCTTGAGAAGATGGTTGATGGTTCAGATTCAGAAGATTCTAGTGAGGAATCACCTTCTGCTCCTTGA
- the LOC126714603 gene encoding uncharacterized protein LOC126714603 — translation MELDAEPIELVPEPVEAVSKSICELSIQESSSEEEDSDESSEGLWSDESSEELSTDESDNKIHPPLRKKKKKKKGSPVQLNLFYPDWITSYTLKKKLIIRSS, via the exons ATGGAATTGGACGCAGAACCAATAGAGTTGGTCCCAGAACCGGTAGAGGCCGTTTCGAAGTCCAT ATGCGAGTTGAGCATCCAAGAATCATCATCTGAAGAAGAAGATTCTGATGAATCATCAGAAGGATTATGGTCTGATGAATCATCAGAAGAATTATCGACTGATGAATCAGATAATAAAATACATCCTCCTTtacggaaaaagaaaaagaaaaagaaag GGTCTCCAGTCCAGCTTAATCTCTTTTATCCTGACTGGATCACCAGTTACACTCTGAAGAAAAAACTTATAATTAGAAGTAGCTAG